From the Deltaproteobacteria bacterium GWC2_65_14 genome, one window contains:
- a CDS encoding dehydrogenase — MKISRRDFLKVTATTGAMAAAGMYSLNAFAMGTKPKVLGEYPGTWIPSTCQGCTAWCPVEFFVQEERVVKVRGNRFSKANGGFVCPRGHLMIQQMYDPDRVKVPMKRTNPLKGRGIDPKFVPITWDEALNTISDKMMELRKAHEPEKLMYMRGRYSPTSTDLLYGTLPKIFGTPNYFSHSAICAEAEKMGPGYTQGFFGYRDYDLARTKCLVIWGCDPLSSNRQVPNTIGKFGDILDRGTIIAVDPRLSASGAKATEWLPIKPGEDGALAAAFAHVIMTEGMWSREFVGDFKEGKNLFKAGAAVDETSFEEKETHGVVKWWNLELKDKTPAWAAKKTLIPEEQIVRVARTMGKAGSATAVWMGPGVAMTPRGTYSSMAVYALNGILGSIETEGGVMQSSGAPTTKFPEIKDNFIDDLAKKSGKGKKLDGRGAKDMPAMMGGKAGSGVVTNNVANGLLKNPDAIKVFISSWSNFNFSCTGADRWDKAMAKIPFFVHMVTNASEMTQFADIVLPATFAPMEKFSIITNMANLHGHMSIQQPAGRTLWQVKSEETEVMWLLAEKLKARGFSNLHDYYASFQDPETGKKPATATEFAEIAAKISSQKAWDGKEKMKGDQIAGWAEFRKRGIYNTETYPYRKNWGKFKTETKKFEFYSETMKKTFGDHAKKHDTTVDDILEVSGYEARGELAFVPHYESPKRWGSEQEYPFTFIDYKSRLNREGRSQNTVWYHEFKGVDVGDRSWDDVAKIHPADASRLGIRDGDKIRLTSPTGSILATARLWQGVRPGTVAKCYGQGHWAYGRVAAKDYAKFQARGGNNNELLPDDYDRLSGSTARNGGFTGVKIEKA, encoded by the coding sequence ATGAAAATCAGCCGTAGGGATTTTCTGAAGGTCACGGCGACGACAGGGGCCATGGCAGCGGCGGGCATGTATTCCCTGAATGCGTTTGCCATGGGCACCAAGCCGAAGGTGCTCGGCGAGTACCCCGGAACGTGGATTCCCTCCACATGCCAGGGCTGCACCGCCTGGTGTCCCGTGGAGTTTTTCGTCCAGGAGGAACGGGTCGTCAAGGTGCGGGGCAACCGGTTTTCCAAGGCCAACGGAGGCTTTGTCTGTCCCCGCGGTCACCTGATGATCCAGCAGATGTACGACCCCGACCGGGTCAAGGTGCCCATGAAGCGAACCAATCCCCTGAAGGGGCGCGGCATCGACCCGAAGTTCGTCCCCATCACCTGGGACGAGGCGCTGAACACCATCTCCGACAAGATGATGGAACTGCGCAAGGCCCATGAGCCGGAGAAGTTGATGTACATGCGAGGACGCTACTCTCCCACCTCCACCGATCTGCTCTACGGAACCTTGCCGAAAATCTTCGGCACCCCCAACTACTTCTCCCACAGCGCCATCTGCGCCGAGGCCGAGAAGATGGGCCCCGGCTACACACAGGGTTTTTTCGGCTACCGCGACTACGACCTGGCCAGGACGAAGTGCCTGGTGATCTGGGGGTGCGACCCCTTGAGCTCGAACCGTCAGGTACCCAACACCATCGGCAAGTTCGGCGACATATTGGACCGCGGCACCATCATCGCCGTCGACCCCCGTCTCTCCGCCTCTGGCGCCAAGGCCACCGAGTGGCTGCCGATCAAGCCGGGGGAAGACGGCGCCCTGGCGGCCGCCTTTGCCCATGTCATCATGACGGAAGGGATGTGGAGCAGGGAGTTCGTCGGCGACTTCAAGGAAGGCAAGAACCTCTTCAAGGCCGGCGCCGCGGTCGACGAGACCTCCTTTGAAGAAAAAGAGACGCATGGCGTGGTGAAGTGGTGGAATCTGGAACTTAAGGACAAGACCCCGGCCTGGGCCGCCAAAAAGACTCTGATCCCCGAGGAGCAGATTGTCCGGGTGGCCCGTACGATGGGCAAGGCCGGGTCCGCCACGGCCGTCTGGATGGGCCCCGGGGTGGCGATGACCCCCCGCGGCACCTATTCCTCCATGGCGGTCTACGCCCTGAACGGCATCCTCGGGTCCATCGAGACCGAAGGGGGCGTCATGCAAAGCTCCGGCGCGCCGACCACGAAATTCCCGGAAATCAAGGACAATTTCATCGATGATCTTGCGAAGAAGTCGGGCAAAGGGAAAAAACTGGACGGCCGCGGCGCCAAGGACATGCCGGCGATGATGGGGGGGAAGGCGGGCAGCGGCGTGGTCACCAACAACGTGGCCAACGGCCTACTGAAGAATCCGGACGCCATCAAGGTCTTCATCAGTTCCTGGAGCAACTTCAACTTCTCCTGCACCGGGGCCGACCGCTGGGACAAGGCCATGGCGAAGATCCCCTTCTTCGTGCACATGGTCACCAACGCCTCGGAGATGACCCAGTTCGCCGACATCGTGCTCCCCGCGACCTTCGCCCCAATGGAGAAGTTCTCCATCATCACCAACATGGCCAATCTTCACGGGCACATGTCGATCCAGCAGCCGGCGGGCAGGACGCTCTGGCAGGTGAAGTCCGAAGAGACCGAGGTGATGTGGTTATTGGCCGAGAAGCTCAAAGCCAGAGGCTTTTCCAACCTGCACGACTACTATGCCTCGTTCCAGGATCCGGAAACCGGGAAGAAACCGGCCACCGCCACCGAGTTTGCCGAAATCGCCGCCAAGATCTCCAGCCAGAAGGCCTGGGACGGCAAGGAGAAGATGAAGGGCGACCAGATCGCAGGCTGGGCCGAATTCCGCAAGCGGGGGATCTACAACACCGAGACCTACCCCTACAGGAAGAACTGGGGCAAATTCAAGACCGAAACCAAGAAGTTCGAGTTCTACAGCGAAACGATGAAGAAGACCTTCGGGGATCACGCCAAGAAGCACGACACCACCGTGGACGACATCCTGGAGGTCAGCGGCTACGAAGCCCGCGGCGAACTGGCCTTCGTCCCCCACTACGAGTCGCCGAAGCGCTGGGGGAGCGAGCAGGAGTATCCCTTCACCTTCATCGACTACAAGTCCCGCCTCAACCGGGAGGGACGCAGCCAGAACACCGTCTGGTACCACGAGTTCAAGGGGGTGGACGTCGGCGACAGGAGCTGGGACGACGTCGCCAAGATCCACCCGGCGGACGCATCCAGGCTGGGGATCCGGGACGGTGACAAGATCCGCCTGACCTCCCCTACCGGATCCATCCTCGCCACAGCCAGGCTGTGGCAAGGGGTCCGTCCCGGCACCGTGGCCAAGTGCTATGGCCAGGGGCACTGGGCCTATGGCCGCGTGGCCGCCAAGGATTACGCGAAATTCCAGGCCCGGGGCGGCAACAACAACGAACTCCTGCCGGACGATTATGACCGCCTGAGCGGCTCAACCGCCCGCAACGGCGGATTCACCGGCGTAAAGATCGAGAAGGCCTAA